GTTAGATATCTTAGAAGCCtttctgtgatttttaataatAGAGGAAAGGAGATTGTTTCAGCTTTCTCTAATTATAAGAATAACTTAATGTGCAGAACTCATTAGTTGCTGAATTCAGCCTGACTTTAAAGGGCAATCGCATAATTGTAGAGTTACTGGGCTAGTTACAGAGCCCCAGATGAATGCTCCAGAATCTTGAGTTCAGATCCTATCATTGCAGCTGGGAGAACCTTAAAGACAATTGataaatttggaataaaattcaaatttttaCTAATAATCATAAAATTGTCAGATTGTCATAATgcccatctggtttattaataaTGTCCTATGGGGAAGAAATCTACTTCCTTACTCAGTGTGGCCTTTATGTGACTTCACAGatatatggttgactcttacttGACCTTTGCCTTGTAAGCCACACAGTTGTGGGAAGTTGACCACCATCtactcaaggacaattagagaaaATGCATTCATGCTGGTGTTGCCTGCAAAACTCCTATCTCGAGCAATTTTTACATAAAAAGGTGTATGGTTCATAAAAGAACTTCAAGCTGTTCACCATGAATGCAAGTTGTGGTAGTTGTAGTATAACCACAATCATATGGTTTTGATCAGTGTTTAATGAAATTATTGAACCTTTCTTCAGCTTTTCTAagagaaacttaaaaaaaatctctcgAGGGCGGTGTTGGTatagtggtgatgtcactttACTAGTAATCCAGGACCCAGATAGTAATATTCTTGGGACATAGGTTTTAATCGCGCCttggaagatggtgaaatttgaattcagtgaaaatctgaaatagaagAGCTAGCTTAATGTCGACCACTTttgatgatggaaaagcccaaCTGGTTCAatcatgtcctttaggaaatgaaatctgccattcttaattGGTCTGACCAAATTGTGAATAAATTATAAAGGCTAGTGTAGCCAGTGTCctctcatcccttgaatgaatttaaaaaactgtAAAAATAGCAAATAACCTCTGTTTATTAACTACTACTTTATTTAGAAGGCATGTttcaaaagttattttaaaaacattaaaataaacttCCTTCAGTTTCAGAAGGTCTGTTTTATCACTGAATCTAAATGGGGCTCGTTCTTTGATGAGAAAGCTGCAACTTCTCTTTGCCTTTCTGGCTCACACTCAGGTACTTTCTTTTTAGAAAAACTACTCTTGGTAACATTTACAATTTAATGTGATGAGTTTTTAGCAAAGTCTTTGACATTAATATTGAACTTGGAAAAAGATCTTGTGATACAGTTGTGGTGTCTCTTTCTTGATCAGAATCTAGAAGATCTGGCCCTGTGCCAAGGCATGTTTGCCCATAGAAAGTGCTTTTGTAATTTGGGCAAGCAGGTATATTAGCAAATTTATTCCAGAATGCCTGATGGCGGACACTGAGTGGAAGATACCTGGTCAGCCATCCTGCAAAAGATAATGGCAAAGCACTGCAGTATTTTGTCTATAGTATGGACCAATTTATTGAAAGTGCTTCGCCCAGCCTTTGAAACACACTTGGGACACTGATATTGGAAGTTACTTTATTTTGAAATACTTTGAGAAATTGTTGCACATGCAGCTTGATATAGTTGTGTTCTTAACATCAGAAAACTGTGATACAGATAGGTTCAGGCATTTGCTCCTAAATCAACTGTTTGATTCAATCTAGATTGCTAAATTTAGTTGTTGTTAATTCTTTGTTGCCAACTTTGGAAATTTTACAAACATATTTAAAAACTGATGTTTGCAGAAAAAATGTTTGGCACTAAAATATTAATAgaatttatattttcaaattcatTGCAGTTGATTTTATGCATTCTTAAAGTGCATTTGCAAATTTACCTATGGTTTGTCGCAATTGGAAAGAACAAATATTACAAAAATAGCAACATTTCTGGATGTTTAGTTTTCTCCTTACTTCAATTGATGTGAAATAATTCAATGCAGTTTCCATTCCTGTCAACAGAGAGCAGCGTATGCTCCACAGAGCTTCTTTGAAGAATCAAGACCACCATGGTTCACGCCTGGATCCCAGCAAGACTGTTCTGAATACCTCCGGTTCCTCCTGGATAGGTACACACTCTTAAACACGGCATCTACCTCCCTCTGGATTATAAACCCATCAGCGAACATCAAGCCATTGTTTCCAGGACTGTTACTGACCTCCCCTTTCTCTAAAGAACTTTTCTCCACCGGTTACTACCTCCTAGACCCCTAACCTTGAACAGCCATAGTCTATCTCTTTTCCAAAATCTACAATGTGACTATGCTGGTCGACCTATCTTTTCAGCCTGTAACAGTCCCACTGAGATTATTTTCACCGATcttgacagttttttttctcctgtatCCAGTCTCCTATGTCTGTGATCCTTCTGATGCTCTATATTGTGTCAAGTTTCCTGAACTGCCTTCTCTTCAATATAAATGTTAAATGTTTCAACGCCACCTTCTCTCACCAGAAGACCCAAACAATCCCAATCTACCACCACTtttatccacctggctgaacttgttctctcaatTAACAGTTTCTCCTTCAATTTATCTCATTCCCTCCGAATAAAAAGTGTTACTGTGGCTACTGCACAGCTCCTAATtctatctgcttttttttttgctttatgttGAATGTCCCTTGTTCCAGGGCCCAATCAATGACAGTAGAGGATAGAATGGAGTCCTTATAGGAAACGGGATGTCAGCAAGTGTAGCaaaggtagctgtgagagttgaTGGGCTTATAATGAATATTTAGTAGCTTATTCAAAGAAGTGGGGTCAGAGTAGTTGTGAAAAGGAAGGAGTGTGTCAGAGAAAGGTGGAAATTGCTAGCAAAATGGATTAATGTTTCCGATTCCAGGTGAGAGCAGGAAGTGACATTGATACAGTCATTGTGTTGGGAAGACCCTGACTGACTCTTTTCAATTTAGTATACTTTTTATCcaggttagcactgtggcctcctCTATTTTAAGTGAAAGCCTAAAACACCAACCTGTCTTGAATCTTTTAATTCATCAAGACTCTGTGACAAGACAGAGATTAATCATTGTTACAGGGTAATCAACCACCACCTAACCTTTGTACTCCGTGTTGATATAGTTTGTCTAGTTAAACTTCTAGTCACTAGTTATTGCTTTCCACTCCTCAATGGTGAAGATACAGGGATGATGTTTGACAATTTGGTGCCATTGTAGATTAATTTGGCCCTTTCTTTCATGTGAGCTGGTCATTGCCTGAAAagtcccattcctaattgccccgtGAAGGTGAGCTGTCGTCTTAATCTATTTTCAGTTAGTGCATTTATCATTCCGTGCCTGAAGGTTGGTCAGGTCTTACTGCACACATTGATTAGGAGTTATGAAAGTCACTAAACATGAATCGACCATCAAACAAGGTTTTCTGACCTTCTAACCTTGGAAGGTTATTGATGTAACAGTTGAAAATGGTtgtgcctaggacactaccctgagaaatcCATGTAGCAAAAGCGCGATAGGGACCAAACTGATTGACCTCCAAAGACtgcaaccatcttcttttgtacaGACAATGTCACATCTTGCAATCAGCTGACATGTGTTACTTTATTATCagaagagttgtgaatgctgaACATTGAATTGGTTAGTATTTAACCAACCGGCTTGATCATAAAATGGAGGAAATTAAGCATTTGAAGCTGGTTAGATCAGGTTGTTCTTATATCTGTCTGTCAGGAAATAACCTCCATACATAACATTACTTAATTTTACAACaatctttaaacaaaataattaaccATATTTCTAACTTGAATAGAACAGATGTTTAATTTTGAATTTCTTAAACATATTTAATATTCGGAGTTTGGTAGAGAAAaaatgggccagcatttaagTAGCACATTCGCATTGTGAATCTTTGATTGCATCCCAAAGATTTTTGCAATTTTGAAATTACTGTTAAAATATAATCTGTGTTATAATGGGACAGCTAATTTGCTAGGTATTAAAAACATGATTGATAGATACGTAACCAGATCGCTGATGGATAACTAACGATTAGGACATTGAGAATGCTCCCCTGTGCTTGTTCAGGTAATGTCATGGGATCTTGTATATCCATTTGAGAAGGCAGATATGAGATCTTAATCTCGTCCCAAATACAAAACACCTAAGATTTCAAAGCTTCGTCAATGTACTTAAGGATCAGCCTAGTGTGCTAAGGTCACGCCAATGGGGCTTGAACCCCTGAGCTTCTGGTTCAGAAGAAgtacttatgcctgaaacgttgattcttctgctcctttgatgctgccctgacctgctgcgcttttccagcaacactttttcagcttctGGTTCAGTTATCAAGCATTGAGCCTATTATCCTACTTGTATAATTGTAATATATGATATTAAGTGCAGCTATATCGTCTGAGAGAAGTCAACTATTGACGAAGGATAGGAGCCTTTGATTTTTCATGGTGCTTGCCAAGTAGAACCTTGACACAGTCAGATATTTTTTGTTTGCATCTTGATCATAGAGTACTACTTTCATAAACTAATGTTGGTGAATGTTTGATTATAAAGTGGTAAGTTTGCTTTTATCTCTACATCTGGAAGGACCAGAATTTTACAGAAAGAACATGCATCAAATTTAAATATTACGGGCATTTGGAAATGACAGTTGTTGGAACCACATGTACAGAAGTATGAACTGAtgcatttttgaaagaaaaaattaGAAGAAGCAATATAAACTGGATAGCACAACTTTAAAGCAGCAGTAAAGATTGAGAGGCCAGGGTGTTCAGGCATATAAATTTTGAAGGTAACAAGATAAgttgataaagtttttttttaaacatgtgtTGGTAAAGACAAAAGTAGCCCTATTTTCCATCTTTTCTTTAAAAGTAGTCACTGATTTATGTGAGTAATCTTGATAGGCTGGCTTGTGTTCAGTTGTGTAACAGTACATTTGCAGTCCATCAGGAAATGTATTTGGCTTTCCTAAAAATTTGGAAAAAGGATGGGAAATGTATGAACACGATCCCCTACATGATGACAATTGTAAAGGCctacaaacatttcctgtacttaaaaCGCACAACTTTTTCATTTGTGAACAGATTCCAGAACGGTACCTCTCGCAATGTATGAACTATAATTCTACATACTTATTTCAGTACAACtaagatgttttttaaaaaaattacttgcaTAGGAAAATATCCCAGATGACTCCTGTAGTTATGGATAATAGCAGATATGAGGTTTTCTTTTGGTCATTGTTCCCCTTGACATTTCTTTCAGTATCCTCTAGTTCTTGAACATGTGAATTGTTCGTAATGATTTCATTCTTACTCTCTCTTTCACCAGGGCTTTGGGAAAGATACACTAATTTACCTGTCCATATTTTAAATTGCATTGTGGGAGAAATTAATGCACTTTAAAAACAAAGTATTGCACGACAGTCGATTTATAGACTTAAATCAGAATCACGTTTAGTAGAAAATTTTTGTAGCCAGTAAATCACTTTGTTTCCTATCCTTCACTATCCAGGTTACATGAAGAAGAAAAAACTTATAGAATTCTCCAGTGCAACTCCCCACAAAGCAGTAACACTTCGACTCGTGATTGCAAATCTCTAGAGAATCCAGAGGAAATATCACCTCTCTCTGAAGCAGATCTGCCTAGAGTTGAGGATGGGAAAACTCTAATAGAGAAGATGTTTGGAGGCAAACTCCAAACCACTATATGTTGCTTAAACTGTAAGAGCACTTCTCAGAAACAGGAGGCCTTCACTGATCTTTCTTTAGCCTTTCCACCTTGCCTTGAAGATGTTATAGAGGCTGGATTGACCCAGTCACTATCCTCAGCCAATTATGAAAGCACAATACCTCGATGTTGTACTGGAAATGTTTCTGATGCACTTCACAGTGAGCCTCCTGAAAATCATAGTCTTCAAGTGGACGAAATTGGACACGGATCAGACATGGCTGGTGAAATGCTGCAAAAATTTCCAATACAGTCCATTACTTCCATAGATTCCTGTAGCCCGCCCATGCCATCTGATAAACTGGTCACCGTTCACAGCAATAAATCCATTGAGCAGAATGACAAAACTAAGTCTGTCCCTCATCTAATAAATTATTTCTTGGCCCCTGAAATTTTGAATGGAGACAACAAATATTACTGTGAAAAATGTGCCTCTTTGCAAAATGCACAGAAGATTATGCAGGTGGTTGATGAACCTGAATACCTCATTCTGACCCTCCTGAGATTTTCATATGATTCGAAGAGTCACATACGACGCAAAATTCTAGATGATGTGGCACTTCCTCTTGTTTTACAGTTACCAGTTGAAAAAACATCTTTAAAATCACCAGCAATCAGCCAACCCTTGCTTTCTGATTCAGCTGAAAACCTACCTAAGAAATTGAAGTCCTGTGGGTCAATTGACTCAAGTGATTCACAGCCAGTATCTTATCTCCTCTCTTCTATTGTGGTGCATTCTGGAATGTCATCTGAGAGTGGGCACTATTACTGCTATGCCAGAAACACCAGTTCAGGATCTGTGGGTCAGTTATGCTATAAGGCTGACCTTGCCGGTCTACCCTCTCAGGGTTGTGCAACAGATAACGATGAGTTCAACACTTCAGTTATTTGGCATGATCCAAACTGCAAAGAGACATCAAAGGAGTGGTTTCTATTCAACGACAGCAGAGTGACTTTTACATCTTTTCAATCTGTTCAAAACATCACCAGCAAGTTTCCTAAGGATACGGCATATGTCTTGTTTTACAAGAAACAAGGTGCTAATTGTGGAATCTATCCAAGTGCCGTAAATGGACTGTGGGTAAATGGAGAGCCACCACTGCAGAAGGAGCTCATGGATGCAATTACTAAGGATAACAAACTTTATCTACAGGTATTTTCCTGGTGAATTTTTGTACTCGTCAAGATGTGGGATTTCAGCAGTGAAAAGGGAATACTATCAAACTTTTTGCACCCAGAATTGGCAGCAAGCATTCCTGGATCTAACTTCCTTTATGTAATTTTGAAATCGTGAGGTATTGAAATGATCAGGGATGTTAGCTTTATGGTTTTATCTGAAAATGAATGCAATCATGCAATTCCAAGTCCAAACCATCAATAATATTTCCAAAATCAGAGGcaataaaaaaattaatttgaagtGTTTGGAAAATTAGTGCTCTCAGGAATAATCAGCAGAAGAACACCTTCCCTTTCATGAACCCCTTCCTGTATTAAACCAGTATATTAACAAACGTTTAGTAAGTCAATGAGTAAGTGAAAGCCAAATGAAAAGCACTGATGTACTGCAGGCCTGCAGCCATTGGTTTTCACAGGCCAAAATAGTTAACTCACTATCCCTACAATTACCAAACAAAGTCTCATTCTAATGATCACAGCTGAATTCAAGTTCAGTTCCAGAGAAGCTCTAAATTTTCAAGTTTTGCTGCGAACCATTGAAATACTTTGAATTTTATTGTACAACTGTTAATTTTGCCTTCCTCCCCAATCACTCAGTATATTTTCAGAAATGAaccatacagataaggaaggttGAAAGCCTAAATTCTGGTCTGTGTTGTTCTCGCCTGTAGTATAAGTAGACAAAGCAAAATTGCCTTCAGTTGGGTTAGTAGGTGGGGGGAGGCTAATCAAGTTCCTGACTGCCACCCAGCAGTCACTTTTGAAGTCTGGACACTAGATGAGATCAAAATTGTGACATCCTCCACAATCAAaactcacaaatgaataaaagctaCTTGGCTGAAATACTGGAGGGTGATTGGCATTGATGGAATTGCACTCTTCAAGGAGGCACTGTTGAGAAAGCAGTAGCAGTTTAACACATGACTGCAAGCGGATGAATTTATACAATATTTGACTGAGGGCGGGTGGTACATATTGGATTGTTAACTTCCAACTGTGGAATGTTCAGAAAAAGTACTCTTTTCCCTCTTATCTCTGTCGAGTTTTGTTTTTTACCCAGTGATGCACAGAGACAGTGATTGAAAACTAATTGCCTTCTCACAGTGGGGGAACAGAAATCAGCATGAATCCTTTGTGGACTTCCAAATGGTCAGCTCAAGTGGCATCACTGAAGAATCTGCATGGGCTACCCATCTGGCGTGATGCTGCATGGCCTGATCTAAGTTGTCCATGTACTCTCAAAAAATTGAGAATGCATTGAACAGtaattttgaaatcacaagggATTGTTACGATCAAGGACTCTAGCTTTCTCGTTTGATCTCAAAATGCATGCAATCATGCAACTCCAAAACATGAATAAAATTTCCAAAATCAGATGcaataaaaaaatgaatttgaagTGTCCAGACAATCAGTGTATTAGGAGTCCTGGAAACAGCCAGTGTTGCGCATGTATTTGGCACTTAATGTTTCAAGAATGACTTTTGATGTTCACTATTCATGGAACCATGCACAGATTGTTGTTGCTTTCTCAGTAGAATTTTCCATTAAATTTGCCATCTCTtacaatgcagtttttttttataggGCATGTGTAAAACAACAGAGTCTCTTCAGCCAATCAAATTgacacccgccccccccccccaccccactcccaaccACAAGAGTTCAAACCAGGAAGTAACAAATGAGAAATATAAAGTGCAATTAATTAACTCATTTGCATGAATTGGAATGTAGGTTGCAAAATAAAGATTAGGATAAGGGACGGTTTTAAAGGAGACATTAAGTTTAACAATCTGGAACACTAATTTTCTTGAGAGAatgagaacaaagagaacaaggaacattacagcacaggaacgggcccttcggccctccaagcctgcgccaatccagatcctccatctaaacctgtcacctattttctaaggatctgtatccctttgctccctcccCCTTcacgtatctgtctagatacatcttaaaagaCACTATCGttcccgcccctaccacctctgctggtaacgcgttctgtgcacccaccaccctctgtgtgcagaACTTTCCACGCGTATCTCCCcttatctttcccccctcactttgaattcatgacccctagtaattgagtcctccattctgtgaaaaagtttcttgctatccaccctgtctacacctctcatgattttgtagtcctcaatcaggtcccccctcaacctcctcctttccaatgaaaataatcctaatctacttaacctccctcatagctagcaccctccataccaggcaacatcctcgtaaaccttttctgcaccctctccaaagcgtctgcatccttttggtaatgtggtgaccagaactgtatgcagtgttccaaatgtggctgaaccaaagtctgaCACAATTGTAACATGGCCTACCAGCTCTCGTACTCagtaccctgtctgatgaaggaaagcaagccgtatgcctttttgaccactctactgacccgGGTTACCAACTTCAGAGAATAATGgactgaacacccagatctcttaaAATCCAATTTTCCCCagtacttttccatttactgtatagttcactcttgaattggatcttgcaaaatgcatcaccttgcatttgtccggattgaactccatctgctatttctgatGAGATTATACTTTTGTAAAGTTAAATGTTCAGGGCCAGAGATGTTGTTCAGAGTAATA
The nucleotide sequence above comes from Chiloscyllium plagiosum isolate BGI_BamShark_2017 chromosome 32, ASM401019v2, whole genome shotgun sequence. Encoded proteins:
- the usp38 gene encoding ubiquitin carboxyl-terminal hydrolase 38; the encoded protein is MMDKILEALVTSSHPLPVKKGIVKKVVDAAENSVDREQCKAMFDLTTRLILIGEDNFQKQVGHQVLDAYARYHRCEFEEFFNKGFILNLLQQGYGSLDKKDIAIIDYIHMGLKLIMSCPSVLEIFGCMHTEILRLVCERPEPLLCARLSELLSDFVHCIPKGKSAVLFCQQLVRTISQFQCSATQEEEIRGFISQVNKVSNLLQSIWKAEPGALLPSLQEVFVIISATDSLFEPSIALASLVQHIPLQMITVLIRSLITDQNVKDASMTCALCRMIDWLSWPLAHHVETWVIALLKGLASVQKFTILIDVTLLKIEQVFHRLWYPIVRPGALTVLSHMLLSFQHSPEAFHLIVPHIIKLVQFLKDEDSPTSKIFLMQLTELVHCMMYQYSGFPDLYEPIIEAIKELPKPSEEKMKMTLNQSAWTSHSNSLASCLSRLSGKSETGKTGLINLGNTCYMNSVIQALFMATDFRRSVLSLNLNGARSLMRKLQLLFAFLAHTQRAAYAPQSFFEESRPPWFTPGSQQDCSEYLRFLLDRLHEEEKTYRILQCNSPQSSNTSTRDCKSLENPEEISPLSEADLPRVEDGKTLIEKMFGGKLQTTICCLNCKSTSQKQEAFTDLSLAFPPCLEDVIEAGLTQSLSSANYESTIPRCCTGNVSDALHSEPPENHSLQVDEIGHGSDMAGEMLQKFPIQSITSIDSCSPPMPSDKLVTVHSNKSIEQNDKTKSVPHLINYFLAPEILNGDNKYYCEKCASLQNAQKIMQVVDEPEYLILTLLRFSYDSKSHIRRKILDDVALPLVLQLPVEKTSLKSPAISQPLLSDSAENLPKKLKSCGSIDSSDSQPVSYLLSSIVVHSGMSSESGHYYCYARNTSSGSVGQLCYKADLAGLPSQGCATDNDEFNTSVIWHDPNCKETSKEWFLFNDSRVTFTSFQSVQNITSKFPKDTAYVLFYKKQGANCGIYPSAVNGLWVNGEPPLQKELMDAITKDNKLYLQEQELNARTRALQASSTTCSFRPRGFDDSDPPGSCGPSGGGGGNGGFNTISRLVF